TAGATGGTCATGATATAAAAGAGTTAAGTAAAGTTATGAAAATGGCTAAAAATCTAAATGGACCAGTTCTAATACATACTATAACTAAAAAAGGAAAAGGATATGCTTATGCAGAAAAAAAACCTGATAAATTTCATGGTATAGGTCCTTTTGATTGTGATAGTGGTGAAGTTAATTCAAAGACCTGTTTAACTTATTCAAAAGTTTTTGGAGAAGAGCTAACTAAAATAGCAAAAGAAGATAAAAAAGTTGTAGCTATAACTGCAGCTATGAAAGATGGTACTGGACTTAGAAAATTCGGAGAAACTTTTCCAGAAAGATTTTTTGATGTTGGCATAGCAGAACAGCATGCGGTAACCTTAGCAGCAGGTATAGCAACAGAAGGCTTAAAACCTGTTTTTGCTGTTTATTCAACATTTCTTCAAAGAGCATATGATCAAATATTACATGACATATGTATACAAAACTTGCCTGTGGTATTAGGGATAGATAGAGCAGGTATAGTAGGAAGTGATGGAGAAACACATCAAGGAATTTTTGACTTGTCATATTTATCTTCTTTACCTAATATGACAATAATAGCACCTAAGTGTTTAGAAGAAATGGGCATAATGCTAAGATGGGCATTAAATCAAAATTCACCAGTAGCCATAAGATATCCTAGAGGTGGAGATATAAAATCCTTAGAAATGACTCCTATAAAAAATATAAAAAAAGGTAAGTGGGAAGTAATTTGCGAAGAAGGAGATATAGCCATAATAGCCACTGGGAAAATGGTTCAGCATGCTATAATAGCACGTGAAAAATTAAAATCATATGGAATAAAATCTACAATTGTAAATGCAAATTTTGTAAAACCTATAGATAAAGAATTAATAAAAAACTTTGTAAAAAAAGGATATAAGATAGTAACTGTAGAAGATAATGTAGTAAAAGGTGGATTTGGTTCTTTAGTTCTTCAATATATAAGCAAATTAAAAGCTAATAATGTTGTTTTAAATCTAGGATTTAAAGATAAATTTGTACCCCATGGTAGTACAGATATATTATATAAGATAGAAGGATTAGATCCAGAGGGTATTGTTAAAAATATAATAAAGATTATATAATATTATATGAAGGAGTTAATTATGGCAGAAAAAAAAGAAAGATTAGATTTGCTTTTAGTAGAAAAGGGTATTTTTCAATCTAGAGAAAGAGCAAAAGCTAGTATAATGGCGGGAGAAATATTTGTAGATGGTAATAGAGTAGATAAGTGTGGAGAAAAAATAAAAGAAAGCTCTAATATAGAATTTAGAGGAGAAAAATTACCCTATGTAAGTCGAGGAGGACTAAAATTAGAAAAATCCATAAAAAATTTTGAAATAGATTTAAATGAAAAAGTATGCTTAGATATAGGTGCATCTACAGGCGGGTTTACAGATTGCATGCTTCAAAATGGCGCAAAAAAAGTTTTTTCTATAGATGTAGGATATGGTCAGTTTGCTTGGAAGCTTAGAGTTGATCCAAGAGTAGTCTGTATGGAAAGAACTAATGTAAGATATGTAACATCAGAAGATTTAGGAGAAAAGGCTAATTTTGCAAGCATAGATGTATCCTTTATATCTTTAACATTAGTAATACCTGTAGTAAAGGAGTTGTTAAATGAAAAAGGCGAAATAATGGCTCTTATAAAACCACAATTTGAAGCAGGAAGAGAAAAAGTAGGTAAAAAGGGGGTAGTAAGAGAAAGTAGTACTCACAAAGAAGTAATAGATAAAATAGTTGAATTTGTTAAAAAAATGGATTTAAATATATTAAATTTAGATTTTTCTCCAATAAAAGGTCCTGAGGGGAATATAGAGTATCTTATATATATGACAAAGGATAAAAAAATAAATAGTGATTTTAAAGATGACTATGTAGATTATATAGTAAATAAAGCTCATAATAATTTGAATGGTGATAAATAATGAAAAATATTGGCATAAATATAAATACAGATAAGGATATAAGTAAAGACATTTTAGACAAAATTTTTACGTATATATATGAGGAATGTAATGAAGCTAAAATAAAAGTTTTTTATGATTCCAAAGGTTTAGATAATGAAGAAAATATAGATTTAGATGCAGTTATGGTACTAGGTGGCGATGGAACTATTTTAGGTACTGCTAGAGCATTAGCTAAATATAATGTTCCTATATTAGGAATAAATAGGGGCCATTTAGGTTTTCTAGCAGAAGTAGAGTTAGAAGATTGTAAAAATGCTATAAAAAATCTATTTAAGGGTCAATATAAAATAGAGGATAGAATAATGCTAAAATGTGATCTAAACGAAAAAGAAGAGGATTTTGTAGCATTAAATGATATAGTAGTTACAAAAGGGAATTTATCAAGAATAGTAAAATATAGTATATACGTAGATGATATATGGTATACAACTTTTGTAGCAGATGGAGTTATTGTATCTACACCTACAGGATCTACAGCTTACTCTTTATCTGCAGGAGGACCAATAATATATCCAAATTTAGATGTATTAGAGGTTACACCGATTTGTCCTCATTCTTTAGGAATTAGACCTATAATATTAAATGGAAGTAGTAAAATTAATATAAAGGTTCTAAAGAAATATGAGGATCCTGTTCTTACTATAGATGGTCAAAGATATAAAAAGGTAACAGTAAATGAAGTTACTATAAGTAAATCTAAATATAAATGTAGACTTATAAAATTTAAAAATAAGGATTATTTTAAAATATTAAGAACTAAAATATCTTATAGATCTAGAGAATGTGAAGGTGAATAATATGAAAGTTTCAAGACATGCTAAAATTTTGGAAATAATAAATTCTAAGGATATAGATACTCAAGAGGAATTAGCAGAAGAGCTAAAAAAATTGGGAATGAATGTTACTCAAGCTACAGTTTCAAGAGATATAAAAGAACTTAAATTAATAAAGGTTTTAGGGAATACAGGCAAGTATAAATATGCAAGTATAAATCATACAGAAAGCTATATGTCAGATAAACTTGTAAATATTTTTGTTCAAACAGTAATAAGCGTAGAAAATATTGATAAATTTATAATAATAAAAACTGTATCAGGATCAGCTCCAGGAGCAGGAGAAGCTATGGATTCTTTTGGTTTTGATGGAATAGCTGGTACTATAGCTGGTGATAATACTCTACTTGCTATTGCAAGAACCACTGAAAAAGCCCAAGAAATAACTGTAAAATTAAGAAAAATTCTTACTTCATAGGGAGGGACTTAAAATGCTCCTTCAACTTAATATAAAGAATTTTGCGCTTATAGAAGAATTATCTATATCTTTTGATAAAGGATTTAATGTATTAACCGGTGAAACTGGAGCAGGTAAATCTATTCTTATAGATGCTATAAGCTACGTTTTGGGTGGTAAATTTAATAGAGATTTAATAAGAACTGGAGAAAACAAAACTTATGTAGAAGCAATATTTTCTATTGAGAATGAAAGTACAGAGAGAATATTAAAAGAACAAGGGATAGATTTTGAAGATATACTAATAATAGCTAGAGAAACTTTTCAATATGGTAAAAGTATAGCTAAAATAAATGGGAAAAGTGTTTTATTAGCTAATTTAAAAGAAATAACAAGTACCCTATTAGATATTCATGGTCAACACGAAAATCAAAATCTTTTAAGTTCTGAAAATCATATAAATTATTTGGACTATTTTAGTGAAAAAGAATTATGTCCTATTATGAAGAAATATAAGGAAAAATATTCAAGTCTTTTAAATATAGAAAATAAAATAAAAGAGCTATCCGGTGGAAATGAAAGTGAAAGAGAAAAGTTAATGGACTTTTTAAAATATCAAGTTAAAGAAATAGGAGAAGCTAATTTAAAGGAAGAAGAAGAGGAAGAATTAGATAACAAATTTTTAGAACTTTCAAACGCGGAAAAAATTAGTAAAGTATTAAATAATGGCTATGGACTATTATATGGAGGATTAGAAGATGAGTCTTCAGTTTTTGATAGCTTAGGATATGTTATAAGAGAAATGGAATCTATTAATAGTATAGACAAAGTAACCAATATATGTCAAAGTTTAAAAGATGCTTATTATATGATAGAGGAATCCATAAGAAATATAGGAGATATAAAGGATAATATATATTACGATGAAAATGAACTAGATCGTATAAATAGTAGACTTTTTCAGATATCTACACTTAAGAAAAAGTATGGTACAACCATAAAAGAAATTATAAACTATAAAAATAAAATAGAAAAACAATATGAAGATATGATAAATTCAGGAGAAATAATAGAAAAATTAAACAATGATAGAAAAAAAGTATTAAGTGATTTAAAAGAAATAGCTTTAGAACTGCATAATATAAGGGTTAAATATGCAGAACAGTTAGAAATAATGATAAAAAAAGAACTAAGCTATGTAGGGCTTTCTAAAACTAGATTTAAAATTAATATAGATCTAATATCTAGTTTTTTTAAAGGAGGTTCTGATAAAATAGAATTCTATGTATCTACTAATCCAGGAGAGCCTTTAAAAGCTTTAGATAAGGTTGTATCTGGAGGAGAGCTTTCAAGAATAATGTTAGCTTTAAAAACTGTATTTGTAGATAAGGATAAAATTTCATCAGTAATATTTGATGAAATAGATACAGGTATAAGTGGCGTGGTAGCACAGAGTGTAGGAGAAAAGA
Above is a window of Clostridium sporogenes DNA encoding:
- the dxs gene encoding 1-deoxy-D-xylulose-5-phosphate synthase translates to MKNILDKYQDFDTIKSMSIKELNQFSYEIREFLIDNVSKTGGHLASNLGVVELTLSIFNVFDLNRDKVIWDVGHQAYVYKILTGRKDKFNTLRQYGGLSGFPKKCESTYDVFETGHSSTSISAALGIARARDIKGENNKVIAVIGDGALTGGMAFEALNDLGFNKTDLIIILNDNQMSIAENVGGMSSYLSKVRLDPTYNKFKKEVNNTLNKIPNVGKGMARSLEKVKNGIKQMIVPGMLFENLGIKYLGPIDGHDIKELSKVMKMAKNLNGPVLIHTITKKGKGYAYAEKKPDKFHGIGPFDCDSGEVNSKTCLTYSKVFGEELTKIAKEDKKVVAITAAMKDGTGLRKFGETFPERFFDVGIAEQHAVTLAAGIATEGLKPVFAVYSTFLQRAYDQILHDICIQNLPVVLGIDRAGIVGSDGETHQGIFDLSYLSSLPNMTIIAPKCLEEMGIMLRWALNQNSPVAIRYPRGGDIKSLEMTPIKNIKKGKWEVICEEGDIAIIATGKMVQHAIIAREKLKSYGIKSTIVNANFVKPIDKELIKNFVKKGYKIVTVEDNVVKGGFGSLVLQYISKLKANNVVLNLGFKDKFVPHGSTDILYKIEGLDPEGIVKNIIKII
- a CDS encoding TlyA family RNA methyltransferase, whose amino-acid sequence is MAEKKERLDLLLVEKGIFQSRERAKASIMAGEIFVDGNRVDKCGEKIKESSNIEFRGEKLPYVSRGGLKLEKSIKNFEIDLNEKVCLDIGASTGGFTDCMLQNGAKKVFSIDVGYGQFAWKLRVDPRVVCMERTNVRYVTSEDLGEKANFASIDVSFISLTLVIPVVKELLNEKGEIMALIKPQFEAGREKVGKKGVVRESSTHKEVIDKIVEFVKKMDLNILNLDFSPIKGPEGNIEYLIYMTKDKKINSDFKDDYVDYIVNKAHNNLNGDK
- a CDS encoding NAD(+)/NADH kinase, which encodes MKNIGININTDKDISKDILDKIFTYIYEECNEAKIKVFYDSKGLDNEENIDLDAVMVLGGDGTILGTARALAKYNVPILGINRGHLGFLAEVELEDCKNAIKNLFKGQYKIEDRIMLKCDLNEKEEDFVALNDIVVTKGNLSRIVKYSIYVDDIWYTTFVADGVIVSTPTGSTAYSLSAGGPIIYPNLDVLEVTPICPHSLGIRPIILNGSSKINIKVLKKYEDPVLTIDGQRYKKVTVNEVTISKSKYKCRLIKFKNKDYFKILRTKISYRSRECEGE
- a CDS encoding arginine repressor, yielding MKVSRHAKILEIINSKDIDTQEELAEELKKLGMNVTQATVSRDIKELKLIKVLGNTGKYKYASINHTESYMSDKLVNIFVQTVISVENIDKFIIIKTVSGSAPGAGEAMDSFGFDGIAGTIAGDNTLLAIARTTEKAQEITVKLRKILTS
- the recN gene encoding DNA repair protein RecN, whose amino-acid sequence is MLLQLNIKNFALIEELSISFDKGFNVLTGETGAGKSILIDAISYVLGGKFNRDLIRTGENKTYVEAIFSIENESTERILKEQGIDFEDILIIARETFQYGKSIAKINGKSVLLANLKEITSTLLDIHGQHENQNLLSSENHINYLDYFSEKELCPIMKKYKEKYSSLLNIENKIKELSGGNESEREKLMDFLKYQVKEIGEANLKEEEEEELDNKFLELSNAEKISKVLNNGYGLLYGGLEDESSVFDSLGYVIREMESINSIDKVTNICQSLKDAYYMIEESIRNIGDIKDNIYYDENELDRINSRLFQISTLKKKYGTTIKEIINYKNKIEKQYEDMINSGEIIEKLNNDRKKVLSDLKEIALELHNIRVKYAEQLEIMIKKELSYVGLSKTRFKINIDLISSFFKGGSDKIEFYVSTNPGEPLKALDKVVSGGELSRIMLALKTVFVDKDKISSVIFDEIDTGISGVVAQSVGEKMYSISHGRQVFCITHLPQIACMSDNHYYIHKEVLENKTYTKVTKLSKEDKEIEIGRMIGGSNLTDITLQNAKEIIKIANSKKEQILKNS